One Pseudomonas lalucatii genomic window carries:
- a CDS encoding NAD(P)/FAD-dependent oxidoreductase translates to MTRDFDLLIIGAGPAGMAAALAAAPSGARIGLIDDNPAPGGQIWRDDVLAQLPAIARQMREALAAAGNIQLFHSTRVVAIAGPHRLLLEDDTCAWCARYSKLILCTGARELLLPFPGWTLPGVTGAGGLQALIKGGVPVAGERLVIAGSGPLLLASAATAKQAGAQILRIAEQAPLSALAAFALQLPRWPGKLLQAAQLFDRRYRSASFVLAALGNERLEGVRLSQGGKVVEMACERLACGFGLIPNTQLGQALECRLDGQGIAVDDWQACSRDGHYAAGECTGFGGSELALVEGAIAGHAAVDERAAARALWPRRRRWQAFAGQLGRHFALDARLKQLANADTLVCRCEDVAYAEVAGRSGWVDAKLHSRCGMGACQGRVCGAASQFLFGWPAPTPRPPFSPARIDSLAKLADAAEDAPLP, encoded by the coding sequence ATGACCCGCGACTTCGACCTGCTGATCATCGGCGCCGGCCCCGCCGGCATGGCGGCGGCCCTGGCCGCCGCGCCCAGTGGCGCACGCATCGGCCTGATCGACGACAACCCGGCGCCCGGCGGGCAGATCTGGCGCGACGACGTGCTGGCCCAGCTGCCGGCCATCGCCCGGCAGATGCGGGAGGCACTGGCGGCGGCGGGCAATATCCAGCTGTTCCACTCGACCCGGGTAGTGGCCATCGCCGGCCCGCACCGGCTGCTGCTGGAAGATGACACCTGCGCCTGGTGCGCTCGTTATTCCAAGCTGATCCTCTGTACCGGCGCCCGCGAACTGCTGCTGCCCTTTCCCGGCTGGACCCTGCCCGGGGTGACCGGCGCCGGCGGCCTGCAGGCCCTGATCAAGGGCGGCGTGCCGGTGGCCGGCGAGCGCCTGGTGATCGCCGGCAGCGGCCCGCTGCTGCTGGCCAGCGCCGCCACCGCGAAACAGGCCGGCGCACAGATTCTGCGCATCGCCGAACAGGCGCCACTATCGGCCCTGGCCGCCTTCGCCCTGCAGCTGCCGCGCTGGCCGGGCAAGCTGCTGCAGGCCGCCCAACTGTTCGATCGCCGCTACCGCAGCGCCAGCTTCGTGCTGGCCGCTCTCGGCAACGAGCGCCTGGAAGGCGTGCGCCTGAGCCAGGGCGGCAAGGTGGTGGAAATGGCCTGCGAGCGCCTGGCCTGCGGCTTCGGCCTGATTCCCAATACCCAGCTGGGCCAGGCCCTGGAGTGCCGCCTCGACGGCCAGGGCATAGCCGTGGATGACTGGCAGGCCTGCAGCCGGGACGGCCACTACGCCGCCGGCGAATGCACCGGTTTCGGCGGCAGCGAACTGGCCCTGGTCGAGGGCGCCATCGCCGGTCACGCCGCGGTCGACGAGCGGGCCGCGGCCCGCGCCCTGTGGCCGCGACGTCGCCGATGGCAGGCCTTCGCCGGGCAACTCGGTCGGCATTTTGCCCTCGATGCGAGGCTCAAGCAGCTGGCGAATGCCGACACCCTGGTGTGCCGCTGCGAGGACGTGGCCTACGCCGAAGTCGCCGGGCGCAGCGGCTGGGTCGATGCCAAGCTGCACAGCCGCTGTGGCATGGGCGCCTGCCAAGGGCGGGTGTGTGGCGCGGCCAGCCAATTCCTGTTCGGCTGGCCGGCGCCGACACCGCGTCCGCCCTTTTCGCCGGCGCGCATCGACAGTCTGGCGAAGCTGGCCGACGCGGCCGAGGATGCGCCGCTTCCCTGA
- a CDS encoding AraC family transcriptional regulator: protein MLFDALPLPTPQDLPELLGSLQQIAPLLDAMPDLVFFIKDTEARYVLVNQTLVQRCALKERQALLGKTAEQVFPSRFGPLYTEQDRRVLESGSQLSDQLELHLYPGRQPGWCLTHKLALRNRDGAIIGMAGISADLQAPQASHPAYQKLAAVDAHIRQHFAQPIAVKELCAIAGLSVAQLERLCKRIFGLNPRQMIHRARLGAASRLLTGERPITEIALRCGYTDHSAFSRQFKALTGLSPSQYRERQRSP, encoded by the coding sequence ATGTTGTTCGATGCCCTGCCACTGCCCACCCCACAGGACTTGCCCGAACTGCTCGGCAGCCTGCAGCAGATCGCCCCCCTGCTCGATGCCATGCCGGACCTGGTGTTCTTCATCAAGGACACCGAGGCGCGCTACGTGCTGGTGAACCAGACCCTGGTCCAGCGCTGCGCCCTGAAGGAGCGCCAGGCGCTGCTCGGCAAGACCGCCGAGCAGGTCTTCCCCTCACGCTTCGGCCCGCTCTACACCGAGCAGGATCGCCGCGTGCTGGAGAGCGGCAGCCAGCTCAGCGACCAGCTGGAACTGCACCTCTACCCCGGCCGCCAGCCAGGCTGGTGCCTGACCCACAAGCTGGCCCTGCGCAACCGCGACGGCGCCATCATCGGCATGGCCGGCATCTCCGCCGACCTGCAGGCGCCCCAGGCCAGCCACCCGGCCTACCAGAAGCTGGCGGCGGTCGACGCGCATATCCGCCAGCACTTTGCCCAGCCCATCGCGGTGAAAGAGCTGTGCGCCATCGCCGGATTGTCCGTCGCCCAGCTGGAACGCCTGTGCAAGCGCATCTTCGGCCTCAACCCAAGGCAGATGATCCACCGCGCGCGCCTGGGCGCCGCCTCCCGGTTGCTGACCGGCGAGCGGCCGATCACCGAGATCGCCCTGCGCTGCGGCTACACCGACCACAGCGCCTTCAGCCGCCAGTTCAAGGCCCTCACCGGCCTCTCTCCCAGCCAGTACCGCGAGCGCCAGCGCAGCCCGTAG
- a CDS encoding transporter substrate-binding domain-containing protein, with the protein MKKPTTAVALTAVLSAALIGQAQADKLDDIIESGKLRCAVTLDFPPMGFRDEGNNPAGFDVDYCADLAKILGVTPEVVETPFPDRIPALISGRADVIVASTSDTLERAKTVGMTVPYFAFQMVVLTRDDSGINSYQDLKGRPVGNTSGTYEAIALEKDVKSWGGGSFRAYQSLNDTILAVTQGHIDATVVTNTVAASTLKSGKYKGLKIAGDAPYTIDYVSLAAKRNEYGLLNYMNLFINQQVRTGRYQELWNKWVGEQVTPANLAVPGVYY; encoded by the coding sequence ATGAAAAAACCAACAACTGCCGTAGCCCTCACCGCTGTCCTGAGCGCCGCCCTGATCGGCCAGGCCCAGGCCGACAAACTCGACGACATCATCGAGTCCGGCAAGCTGCGCTGCGCCGTGACCCTGGACTTCCCGCCCATGGGCTTCCGTGACGAAGGCAACAACCCCGCCGGCTTCGACGTCGACTATTGCGCCGACCTGGCGAAGATCCTCGGCGTCACCCCGGAGGTGGTCGAGACCCCCTTCCCGGACCGCATCCCGGCGCTGATCTCCGGCCGTGCCGACGTCATCGTCGCCTCCACCTCCGACACCCTGGAACGGGCCAAGACGGTCGGCATGACCGTGCCCTACTTCGCCTTCCAGATGGTCGTGCTGACCCGCGACGACAGCGGCATCAACAGCTACCAGGACCTCAAGGGCCGCCCGGTCGGCAACACCAGCGGCACCTACGAGGCCATTGCCCTGGAAAAAGACGTGAAGAGCTGGGGCGGCGGCAGCTTCCGCGCCTACCAGAGCCTCAACGACACCATCCTCGCCGTCACCCAGGGGCATATCGATGCCACCGTGGTGACCAACACCGTCGCCGCCTCGACCCTCAAGTCCGGCAAGTACAAGGGCCTGAAGATTGCCGGCGACGCGCCCTACACCATCGACTACGTGTCCCTGGCGGCCAAGCGCAACGAGTACGGCCTGCTCAACTACATGAACCTGTTCATCAACCAGCAGGTGCGCACCGGTCGCTACCAGGAGCTGTGGAACAAGTGGGTCGGCGAGCAGGTCACCCCGGCCAACCTGGCCGTACCGGGCGTGTACTACTGA
- a CDS encoding aconitase X, giving the protein MPELSIHARSLVAGDAQGDLLYADVGLSFWGGVDPFSGEVIDRHHPLSGQIIAGRVLALPSGRGSCTGSSVLLELILNGHAPAALVVAQPEEILSLGALVAQTLFERGLPVVCVGEEAFACLRDKHFVRIAGGRVQAFDLPPDDGWRPAPPDLARQLARRSGVALNDGDRALLEGRHGKAAQVAMQIVLQMAELQGATELIDIAQAHIDGCIYTGPASLRFARQLLDWGAAVRVPTTLNAISVDQRRWRAQGIDPAFGEPASALGDAYMAMGAQMSFTCAPYLLDSAPTAGQQVVWAESNAVVYANSVLGARTQKYPDYLDICIALTGRAPLTGCHLEQGRRATLLVEVPAPAGLDDAFYPLLGYHIGALAGSQIPVIAGLERSAPSLDDLKAFGAAFATTSAAPMFHIVGVTPEAASAEQALAGEPARQTLRLGRQDLLASWRELNSADSPELGLVSLGNPHFSLSECATLARLCQGRRKHLEVALVITCGRHVHEQARQAGHVAALEAFGAQFVTDTCWCMLGEPVLPVTAKTLMTNSGKYAHYAPGLVGRKVHFAGLAACVEAACSGQASGELPAWLNPATPCQGAA; this is encoded by the coding sequence ATGCCTGAACTGTCGATACACGCGCGCAGCCTGGTTGCCGGCGACGCGCAAGGCGACTTGCTGTACGCCGATGTTGGCTTGAGCTTCTGGGGCGGGGTCGACCCCTTCAGCGGCGAGGTGATCGACCGCCATCACCCCTTGAGCGGCCAGATCATTGCCGGCCGCGTGCTGGCGCTCCCCAGCGGGCGCGGCTCCTGCACCGGCAGCAGCGTGCTGCTGGAACTGATTCTCAACGGCCACGCCCCCGCCGCCCTGGTGGTGGCGCAGCCCGAGGAAATTCTCAGCCTGGGCGCGCTGGTGGCCCAGACCCTGTTCGAACGCGGCCTGCCGGTGGTCTGCGTCGGCGAAGAGGCCTTCGCCTGCCTGCGCGACAAGCACTTCGTGCGCATTGCCGGCGGCCGGGTCCAGGCCTTCGATCTGCCCCCCGATGACGGCTGGCGACCGGCGCCGCCGGACCTGGCCCGGCAGCTTGCCCGCCGCAGTGGCGTGGCCCTGAACGACGGCGACCGCGCCCTGCTCGAGGGCAGGCACGGCAAGGCCGCCCAGGTGGCCATGCAGATCGTCCTGCAGATGGCCGAGCTGCAGGGCGCCACTGAACTGATCGATATCGCCCAGGCGCATATCGATGGCTGCATCTATACCGGCCCGGCCAGCCTGCGCTTCGCCCGCCAGTTGCTGGACTGGGGCGCGGCGGTGCGGGTGCCGACCACCCTCAACGCCATCTCCGTGGACCAGCGCCGCTGGCGCGCCCAGGGCATCGATCCGGCCTTCGGCGAACCGGCCAGCGCCCTGGGCGATGCCTACATGGCAATGGGCGCGCAGATGAGTTTCACCTGCGCGCCCTACCTGCTGGACAGCGCGCCGACGGCGGGCCAGCAGGTGGTCTGGGCCGAGTCCAACGCGGTGGTGTACGCCAACAGCGTGCTGGGCGCCCGCACCCAGAAGTACCCGGACTACCTGGACATCTGTATCGCCCTGACCGGCCGCGCGCCGCTGACCGGCTGTCACCTGGAACAGGGCCGGCGCGCCACCCTGCTGGTCGAGGTGCCGGCGCCGGCAGGCCTGGACGATGCTTTCTATCCGCTGCTGGGCTACCACATCGGCGCCCTGGCCGGCAGTCAGATCCCGGTGATTGCCGGACTGGAGCGAAGCGCGCCGAGCCTGGATGACCTCAAGGCCTTCGGCGCGGCCTTCGCCACCACCTCGGCGGCGCCGATGTTCCACATCGTCGGCGTGACCCCGGAGGCCGCGAGCGCCGAGCAGGCCCTGGCAGGCGAGCCGGCGCGACAGACCCTGCGCCTCGGCCGGCAGGACCTGCTCGCCAGCTGGCGCGAGCTGAACAGTGCCGACAGCCCCGAGCTGGGCCTGGTGTCGCTGGGCAACCCGCACTTCTCCCTGAGCGAATGCGCCACCCTCGCCCGCCTCTGCCAGGGCCGCCGCAAGCACCTCGAGGTGGCCCTGGTGATCACCTGCGGCCGCCACGTGCACGAACAGGCCCGCCAGGCCGGCCACGTCGCCGCGCTGGAGGCCTTCGGCGCGCAGTTCGTCACCGACACCTGCTGGTGCATGCTCGGCGAGCCGGTGCTGCCGGTGACGGCCAAGACCCTGATGACCAACTCCGGCAAATACGCCCACTACGCCCCGGGCCTGGTCGGCCGCAAGGTGCATTTCGCCGGTCTGGCGGCCTGCGTCGAGGCCGCCTGCAGCGGCCAGGCCAGCGGCGAGCTGCCGGCCTGGCTGAACCCGGCCACCCCCTGCCAAGGAGCCGCTTGA
- a CDS encoding amino acid ABC transporter permease, translating into MFDYSFHWRSAFKALPDMLGGAWVTFETAALSMIFGVLIALCLTLMRQTSNPLTRGFAEAWVSVARNTPSLFQIYLLYFGLGSFGLHISSWAALLAGITFNNAGYLAENFRGGLKAVPDTQMRAARSLGMSAFKAYRLIIVPQLLRIVFYPLTNQMVWAVLMTSLGVIVGLNNDLTGVTQDYNVKTFRTFEYFALAAVLYYLIAKAIVLTARLLGWRLFRY; encoded by the coding sequence ATGTTCGACTACAGCTTCCATTGGCGCTCGGCCTTCAAGGCGCTGCCCGACATGCTCGGCGGCGCCTGGGTCACCTTCGAGACCGCCGCCCTGTCGATGATCTTCGGCGTGCTGATCGCCCTGTGCCTGACCCTGATGCGGCAGACGAGCAATCCGCTGACCCGTGGCTTCGCCGAGGCCTGGGTCTCGGTGGCGCGCAACACGCCGTCGCTGTTCCAGATCTACCTGCTGTACTTCGGCCTGGGCTCCTTCGGCCTGCACATCAGCTCCTGGGCCGCGCTGCTGGCCGGGATCACCTTCAACAACGCCGGTTACCTGGCGGAGAACTTTCGCGGCGGCCTCAAGGCCGTGCCCGATACGCAGATGCGCGCGGCCCGCTCCCTGGGCATGAGCGCGTTCAAGGCCTACCGCCTGATCATCGTGCCGCAGCTGCTGCGCATCGTCTTCTACCCGCTGACCAACCAGATGGTCTGGGCGGTGCTGATGACCTCCCTGGGCGTCATCGTCGGCCTCAACAACGACCTCACCGGCGTCACCCAGGACTACAACGTGAAGACCTTCCGCACCTTCGAGTACTTCGCCCTGGCGGCCGTCCTCTACTACCTGATCGCCAAAGCCATAGTGCTGACCGCCCGCCTGCTCGGCTGGCGCCTGTTCCGCTACTAG
- a CDS encoding amino acid ABC transporter permease, with protein sequence MFVTSLTSTDLLYLAQGAWTTLLLTLGAMFLGTLGGVLCGLLRATLPRATLPLAWLLDVFRSVPLLIQFVLFNSLKSIAGLDWSAFSVACGVLGIYAAAYCTEIVRSGVLAVSPNVRRAARSLGLNYWQDLRHIVLPMATRVAFPGWLNLTLSVMKDTALVMWIGIVELLRASQTIVTRIQEPLLVLCIAGLIYYFISLVVARLGNQLEKRWQEND encoded by the coding sequence ATGTTCGTCACCAGCCTTACCTCGACCGACCTGCTGTACCTCGCGCAAGGCGCCTGGACCACCCTCCTGCTGACCCTCGGCGCGATGTTCCTGGGCACCCTTGGCGGCGTGCTCTGCGGCCTGCTGCGGGCCACCCTGCCGCGCGCCACCCTGCCGCTGGCCTGGCTGCTGGACGTGTTCCGCAGCGTGCCGCTGCTGATCCAGTTCGTCCTGTTCAACTCGCTGAAAAGCATCGCCGGCCTCGACTGGAGCGCCTTCAGCGTCGCCTGCGGGGTGCTGGGTATCTATGCCGCCGCCTACTGCACCGAGATCGTGCGCAGTGGCGTGCTGGCCGTGTCGCCCAACGTGCGCCGCGCCGCCCGCTCGCTGGGCCTGAACTACTGGCAGGACCTGCGTCATATCGTCCTGCCCATGGCCACCCGGGTGGCCTTTCCGGGCTGGCTGAACCTGACGCTGTCGGTGATGAAGGACACCGCCCTGGTCATGTGGATCGGCATCGTCGAGCTGCTGCGCGCCTCGCAGACCATCGTCACACGCATACAGGAGCCGCTGCTGGTGCTGTGCATCGCCGGGCTCATCTACTACTTCATCAGCCTGGTGGTGGCTCGCCTGGGTAACCAACTGGAGAAAAGGTGGCAGGAAAATGATTGA
- a CDS encoding amino acid ABC transporter ATP-binding protein, translating to MIEIDKVHKSFGDLDVIKGVSLTVDRGEVVSIIGGSGSGKSTLLMCINGLESIKQGSIRVDGTEVHAKATDLNKLRQKIGIVFQQWNAFPHLTVLENVMLAPRKVLGQSRQEAEAMAVKQLTHVGLGDKLRVFPGKLSGGQQQRMAIARALAMSPDYMLFDEATSALDPQLVGEVLDTMRLLAEDGMTMVLVTHEIGFAREVSDRVAFFRNGLVHEIGTPEQVLGNPQRAETADFLKSVL from the coding sequence ATGATTGAGATCGACAAGGTACACAAATCCTTCGGCGACCTGGACGTGATCAAGGGCGTCAGCCTGACCGTGGACAGGGGCGAGGTGGTGTCCATCATCGGCGGCTCGGGCTCGGGCAAGTCGACCCTGCTGATGTGCATCAACGGCCTGGAGTCGATCAAGCAGGGCAGCATCCGCGTCGACGGCACCGAGGTCCACGCCAAGGCCACCGACCTCAACAAGCTGCGGCAGAAGATCGGTATCGTGTTCCAGCAGTGGAACGCCTTCCCCCACCTGACCGTGCTGGAGAACGTCATGCTGGCGCCGCGCAAGGTGCTCGGCCAGAGCCGCCAGGAGGCCGAGGCCATGGCGGTCAAGCAGCTCACCCACGTGGGCCTGGGCGACAAGCTCAGGGTGTTTCCCGGAAAACTCTCCGGCGGCCAGCAGCAGCGCATGGCCATTGCCCGCGCCCTGGCCATGTCGCCGGACTACATGCTGTTCGACGAGGCCACCAGCGCCCTCGACCCGCAGCTGGTCGGCGAGGTGCTCGACACCATGCGCCTGCTGGCCGAGGACGGCATGACCATGGTCCTGGTGACCCACGAGATCGGCTTCGCCCGCGAGGTGTCCGACCGCGTGGCCTTCTTCCGCAACGGCCTGGTGCACGAGATCGGCACGCCCGAGCAGGTGCTGGGCAACCCGCAGCGGGCGGAGACCGCCGACTTCCTCAAGTCCGTGCTCTAG
- a CDS encoding trans-3-hydroxy-L-proline dehydratase, with amino-acid sequence MRSSKIIHVVSCHAEGEVGDVIVGGVAPPPGDTLWAQSRWIAEDQSLRNFMLNEPRGGVFRHVNLLVPAKDPRAQMAWIIMEPADTPPMSGSNSLCVATVLLESGILPMTEPETRLVLEAPGGLIEALAQCRDGKVERVEVTNLPSFADKLDAWIEVEGLGSLQVDTAYGGDSFVIADAQALGFALKADEAADLAVTGLKITRAANEQLGFVHPLNQDWDHISFCQLAGPLQREQGVLSAANAVVIRPGKVDRSPTGTGCSARMAVLHARGQLQVGERFIGRSIIGSEFHCRIDSLTEVTGRPAIIPCLSGRAWITGTHQHLLDPSDPWPQGYRLSDTWPLES; translated from the coding sequence ATGCGTTCATCGAAAATCATTCATGTGGTCAGCTGCCACGCCGAGGGCGAGGTGGGCGACGTCATAGTCGGTGGCGTGGCGCCGCCGCCCGGCGACACGCTGTGGGCGCAGTCGCGCTGGATCGCCGAAGACCAGAGCCTGCGCAACTTCATGCTCAACGAACCGCGCGGCGGGGTGTTCCGCCACGTCAACCTGCTGGTGCCGGCCAAGGACCCGCGGGCGCAGATGGCCTGGATCATCATGGAGCCGGCCGACACCCCGCCGATGTCCGGCTCCAACTCGCTGTGCGTGGCCACGGTGCTGCTGGAAAGCGGCATCCTGCCGATGACCGAGCCCGAGACCCGCCTGGTGCTGGAGGCCCCCGGCGGCCTGATCGAGGCGCTGGCCCAGTGCCGCGACGGCAAGGTCGAGCGCGTCGAGGTGACGAACCTGCCGTCCTTCGCCGACAAGCTCGACGCCTGGATCGAAGTGGAGGGCCTGGGCTCGCTGCAGGTGGACACCGCCTACGGCGGCGACAGTTTCGTGATCGCCGACGCCCAGGCCCTGGGCTTCGCCCTGAAGGCCGACGAGGCCGCCGACCTGGCCGTCACGGGCCTGAAGATCACCCGCGCGGCCAACGAGCAGCTGGGCTTCGTCCATCCGCTGAACCAGGACTGGGACCACATCTCCTTCTGCCAGCTGGCCGGCCCGCTGCAGCGCGAGCAGGGCGTGCTGAGCGCCGCCAACGCGGTGGTGATCCGCCCCGGCAAGGTCGACCGCTCGCCCACCGGCACCGGTTGCTCGGCGCGCATGGCGGTGCTGCACGCCAGGGGCCAGCTGCAGGTCGGCGAGCGCTTTATCGGCCGCTCGATCATCGGCTCGGAGTTCCACTGCCGTATCGACAGCCTCACCGAGGTGACCGGGCGCCCGGCGATCATCCCCTGCCTCTCCGGCCGGGCCTGGATCACCGGCACCCACCAGCACCTGCTCGACCCGAGCGACCCCTGGCCCCAGGGCTATCGCCTGTCCGACACCTGGCCGCTGGAATCCTAG
- a CDS encoding dihydrodipicolinate synthase family protein, whose translation MSKKVNWSGVFPAVTTQFNDDFSINLDKTHQVISNVIRDGVSGLVVCGSVGENTSLTAEEKIAVTEVAVDAAKGRVPVICGVAEFTSVAAANTANLVRKAGVDGVMLMPALVYGSKPYETAEHYRYVAKHADVPLMVYNNPPIYKNDVTPDILISLADCDNVVCFKDSSGDTRRFIDVRNEVGDRFVLFAGLDDVVLESLAVGAEGWVSGMSNVFPKEGETIFRLCKAGRFAEAMPIYEWLMPILHLDARADLVQCIKLCEAIAGRGSELTRPPRLLLRGEDRAHVEAIMAKALANRPILPDVGL comes from the coding sequence ATGAGCAAGAAAGTCAACTGGAGCGGGGTCTTCCCCGCGGTTACCACTCAATTCAACGACGATTTCTCCATCAACCTGGACAAGACCCATCAGGTCATCTCCAACGTGATCCGCGACGGTGTCTCGGGTCTGGTCGTGTGCGGTTCGGTCGGCGAAAACACCTCGCTGACCGCTGAAGAGAAGATCGCCGTTACCGAAGTGGCCGTCGATGCGGCCAAGGGACGTGTACCGGTGATCTGTGGCGTCGCCGAATTCACCAGCGTCGCCGCGGCCAATACCGCCAACCTGGTCCGCAAGGCCGGGGTCGACGGCGTGATGCTGATGCCCGCGCTGGTCTACGGCTCCAAGCCGTACGAAACCGCCGAGCACTACCGTTACGTGGCCAAGCACGCCGACGTGCCACTGATGGTCTACAACAACCCGCCGATCTACAAGAACGACGTCACCCCGGACATCCTCATCTCCCTGGCCGACTGCGACAACGTGGTGTGCTTCAAGGATTCCTCCGGCGATACCCGTCGTTTCATCGACGTGCGCAATGAGGTGGGCGACCGCTTCGTGCTGTTCGCCGGTCTCGACGACGTGGTGCTGGAAAGCCTCGCGGTCGGTGCCGAAGGCTGGGTCTCGGGCATGAGCAACGTATTCCCGAAAGAAGGCGAGACCATCTTCCGCCTGTGCAAGGCCGGGCGCTTCGCCGAGGCCATGCCGATCTACGAGTGGCTGATGCCGATCCTGCACCTCGACGCCCGCGCCGACCTGGTGCAGTGCATCAAGCTGTGCGAGGCCATCGCCGGCCGCGGCAGCGAGCTGACCCGTCCTCCACGCCTGCTGCTGCGTGGTGAAGACCGCGCCCACGTCGAGGCGATCATGGCCAAGGCCCTGGCCAACCGCCCGATCCTGCCGGACGTCGGCCTGTAA
- the dctP gene encoding TRAP transporter substrate-binding protein DctP has product MIRNKAQLLVAVGLAFICSTSQAASYSYNVPTSVPEGSFFFNNFLQRFADNAALLTDDSVKIRPIGAGVVVPALQVYESVQSGVLKAGHSTPTYLVNQDPLNNVFAGFPGGMSGEETISWLYEGNGLQHLQAFREKNMGLHSLVVGVGSTEVLAHANKKIQRLEDFKGLKYRTAGAWAEVIQQVGAAPTVVPPGEIYTLLQRKGVDAVEWATPGANLNEGFHEVAPYLVTPGVHQPSFVWEFFMTVESWNAIDETTRAKLEEAAKLTTLQSYFHFLDSDMKAMDSYRAAGIEIIQLDKDVIDDLATRGNRLMADKIAARKADDIDAKAIFKDYSDYMQRWSKNSSYLYRH; this is encoded by the coding sequence ATGATCCGCAATAAAGCCCAGTTACTCGTCGCAGTGGGCCTGGCATTCATCTGCTCCACCAGCCAGGCCGCCAGTTACAGCTATAACGTACCGACCTCGGTGCCCGAGGGCAGCTTCTTCTTCAACAACTTTCTCCAGCGTTTCGCCGACAATGCCGCCCTGCTCACCGACGACAGCGTGAAGATCCGCCCCATCGGCGCCGGCGTCGTGGTGCCTGCGCTGCAGGTCTACGAATCGGTGCAAAGCGGCGTGCTCAAGGCCGGCCACTCGACTCCCACTTACCTGGTCAACCAGGACCCGCTGAACAACGTCTTCGCCGGCTTTCCCGGCGGCATGTCCGGCGAGGAAACCATCAGTTGGCTGTACGAGGGCAATGGCCTACAACACCTGCAAGCTTTCCGTGAGAAGAACATGGGCCTGCACAGCCTGGTAGTGGGCGTCGGCAGCACCGAAGTGCTGGCCCATGCCAACAAGAAGATTCAGCGCCTGGAGGACTTCAAGGGCCTCAAGTACCGCACCGCAGGGGCCTGGGCCGAGGTCATCCAGCAGGTCGGTGCCGCGCCGACGGTGGTGCCGCCGGGCGAGATCTACACCCTGCTGCAGCGCAAGGGCGTGGATGCGGTCGAGTGGGCTACCCCCGGCGCCAACCTCAACGAAGGCTTCCATGAGGTGGCTCCCTATCTGGTGACGCCCGGCGTCCACCAACCCTCCTTCGTCTGGGAGTTCTTCATGACCGTCGAGAGCTGGAACGCCATCGATGAAACGACCCGGGCCAAGCTGGAGGAGGCCGCCAAACTCACCACCCTGCAGAGCTACTTCCATTTCCTCGACAGCGACATGAAGGCGATGGACAGCTACCGCGCAGCGGGTATCGAGATCATCCAGCTGGACAAGGACGTCATCGACGACCTCGCCACGCGCGGCAACCGCTTGATGGCCGACAAGATCGCCGCGCGCAAGGCCGACGACATCGACGCCAAGGCGATCTTCAAGGACTACAGCGATTACATGCAGCGCTGGTCGAAGAACTCCTCCTACCTCTACCGCCACTGA
- a CDS encoding TRAP transporter small permease subunit, whose amino-acid sequence MKGKWYGLPAIALLWVAAAMALLLVLAMIYEVFSRYVLNAPTLWAFDISYMLNGALFILGCAYALKEEAHVRIDFLASRLKPAWQRRINAAFYLCLLAPALGGLTWVASRRTLHAFASGEVEHVSPWAPLMWPFYSALAIGLAALTLQVAIDAVLFLTDRKHPGSKET is encoded by the coding sequence ATGAAAGGCAAATGGTACGGCCTGCCCGCTATCGCGCTGCTCTGGGTGGCGGCGGCGATGGCCCTGCTGCTGGTGCTGGCGATGATCTACGAGGTCTTCTCGCGCTATGTGCTCAATGCCCCGACCCTGTGGGCCTTCGACATTTCCTACATGCTCAATGGTGCCCTGTTCATCCTCGGCTGCGCCTATGCGCTGAAGGAAGAGGCCCATGTGCGCATCGATTTTCTTGCCAGCCGGCTCAAGCCGGCCTGGCAACGGCGGATCAACGCGGCCTTCTACCTCTGCCTGCTCGCGCCGGCCCTCGGCGGCCTGACCTGGGTCGCCAGCCGCCGCACCCTGCATGCCTTCGCCAGCGGCGAGGTGGAGCACGTCAGCCCCTGGGCGCCGCTGATGTGGCCGTTCTATTCGGCCCTGGCCATCGGCCTCGCGGCATTGACCCTGCAGGTAGCGATCGACGCCGTACTGTTCCTGACCGACCGCAAGCATCCCGGCAGCAAGGAAACCTGA